AATTACACTATTTTCAACTTCAAAGAAAAATGCGGTGCGATTACCGCTAGTTGTCGCATTGTAGTTACCAGCATGTCGAGCCAAAAATTCTGTAAAACTTGATGGTTGTGGATATTTTTTCGAACCCATTAACACCATATGTTCTGTGTAATGGGCTAAGCCTTGTTGAAGGGCTGGATCATATAATGAACCAACAGGCAATGCGATAGAGCCGAGTGATTTGGTTGCCTTAGGATCGGAAACTAATAACACACGCATTTTATTATCAAGTTCAATCACTTCATATTGACGATCATCTCGTTCGCTTTGGTGAACTTTATCTAATAAAACAGAATGATCATGCTTATTTTCAATAGCAAATGAATTGTTAAAAGAAAAAAGAGTTAATGCAGTAAAAAATAGTGTTCTTGTTTTCATATTATTCATAGAATTCTTTCCAAATAAGCGTTCATTATATTCCGAATTAATAAATAAAACGATTAAAAACCAACAATAAAAGGACATATGTCAAATTTCAAAAAACATACTTAATTTTTATATGTATTTTATTATCTGTTTCATATATAATTCGGCCCAATACGTTTATCGTATTAATCTAGTAAAAATACGTTAGACGCTACTCAGTCCCAAACTTTCCCAAATTTGTCGATTTTATCGACGCATAAAGATACACATTAGTTTTTGATATTTAGAAATAATTTAATGGATTAAGGTAATTATATGTACTATAAGTTTGTCTTAATTGTCAGTATTTTGTTTTGCAGTTATCAAACAGTAGCAACCACAAATAGAGATAATGATGCAATAAAAGCAGATCAATTATTAAAAGAAAGTATTGATGCGAAAAAAACACAAAATTTTGAATTAGCAATATCAAAATTAATAAAAGCGAATCAACTACAGCCAAATAATTCCGATATTCTTGTCCAACTAGGTTTCAATTATTACGCACTAACTCAGTTAGAACAAGCAAAAAAATCGTTTGAATCCGCACTTGATATCGCCCCCAATTACGTAGATGCGCAATATGGTTTAGTTAGTGTTGTTTTAGCAAAAGATCCTAACCATCCCGAAAAAGCCAAATTGTTACTTGATAAGTACTTAAATCTAACACCTAATGACGAACAATTACTGTCCCTACAGGCAAACATTGATAACATAAAAAAAAATACACATTACTGGAATATTGTTCTATCTGGCACACATGGTCGATTATCTAAATCTTTGCCGAATTGGAATGAAGTGGATTTAGCACTATCTTATCGGCTATCACAACAAAATACCCTAACCGGCCATTTTACCCAAGCAAACCGTTTTCATAGCAACGACCAAAAAATAGGCCTCACTTATTGGCATACATTCAACAATAAAGCGTATGGTTATCTATCAGGTTCTGTCGCCACATCTAAAAAATTTTACGCAACATATACAATAACAACCGGTGGGGATTATCAATTATTTTCCCCGTATAATGATCAAATAAATTCATTCCATATCACCCTCGATGCAAAGTTGGACCACTATAACGATGGCAACATTAAAACTATTTCACCGGGTATTGAACAATTTTTCTTTAATGATCGTTTATCCATAGCAGGTAAATGGTTCAACACATTTGATCAAGACAACCATCATATGAGTGGTTATTTATTTAAAACCACCATATCACCTACAGAAGAATTACATCTATTTGCAGGATATGCAAATAGTCAAGAAACATCCGACCGTTCGATAAAATTTAATCGTTCATTAATTAAAGTCAAATCTCATTTTATTGGATTGTCATATGACATATCTAATTCAATAACTGGGTTTGTAAACTATAATAATGAAGAAAGAGTTCAAACCAACCACAGCCGTAAGTTATATACTAAAAAAACACTAGGATGTGGAATAAAATGGACATTCTAACTCGATACCTAAATTTATATAATGCCTGTTTCATTTTTATTAGCTTTATTGTATTGATAGTAACCATTGCAATTTACATCAAACGTGAAATTCAATTTAGAAGACACAAGAAATTAAAATTGCAATTGCTAAAAATTTACAAAAAAGCATTGAAAACTGGTGATGAATCTTATTTTAAGCAAGAGATAACAAAAAAATTATCGCTAAATTGCGTAGCAATAATTGCTGCCTATTTTTTCGAGAAGCATCGCGAAAAACATATTTTAACTTATTTTGATCTGGAACCATTCCAAAATAAACTTAGGTTACTATTAAAAAAAGGCACAATAAAACAGAAAATTGATGCAGCTAACATGTTAGCATATTATCCTTGCGAAAAAACGAATCAAGCGTTAATTCAGGCTTGTAACAGTTCTCGCCAAGAAGTCGCCATTGCTGCAGCATTGAGTCTAGTTAAAAACGCTTCAGGTATTTCGATAATTCAGATAATTATTACGCTATTTAACAAGATACCGCAAAAAGGCGTATTTTGCTTTTTTAGGCTTTTACCTTCTAATAAATTTTTAGAGCTTGAATCGCTAATCAATTGTGAAGATTTTAGCAATCACCAATTTTTTACTATCTTAAAAAAAATTTCTAAGAACTACATTACCCCCTATCTTATTCTTGCAAAAGAAGATGAGCGTACTTATATGCAAACTTTTTTTGAAAACTTACTGGAACTACAAACAACACCACAAGGGATTATACACAGTTGTTATCTTCTTAATTTCATTAATGAAGAATGTTACATAAAGAAATCATTAAGCATTGAAAAACTAATAACAGAACATTTTGATTTAAAAAGCAAACTATTTATCGATAAAAATTAAATAATTCTTAAAGCAAGAGATGTGGGTAAAACAATGAGTGATTATATAAACAACATAATGATGTTTGGTGTTAAATTCTTAGTTATAACGATAATGCTAATTGGATTAGTGCAAATATTCATCTATTTTGTGCAGCTACTAGTAACAATTTATGTGTTACTCAAAAATCCGAACAAAGAGAGAAAGATCCAGACCGAAAATGATGGTATTTCACATCCAATTACAATCATTTTACCAGCTTATAATGAAAGTGTAACTATAATTGATAGTATCGAATCAACATTAGCGACTCATTACCCTAATGTTGAAATGATAGTTGTAAATGATGGCTCAACAGACAACACTTTTTCAAAAGTGAAAGAATACTTTGATTTACAACCTATTGCGCATCACTTAAATGAACGTAATCAACTCTCTCATGCTAAAATAAGAGATGTTTATGTATCAAAAAAAGATAGCCGGCTTAGAGTTATAGATAAAGAAAATGGTGGCAAAGCAGACGCGCATAATGCAGCAATTAATTTAAGTAATTCCCCAATTATCTGTCTTATAGATGCTGATTCAATTTTAGCACCTGACGCCATTAACAAAGCTGTAGTCCCTCTAATTGACGACCCAAAAACAGTTGCAGTAGGTGGAGCTGTGCGAGTTGCTAATAGTTGTTCTATTAGAAATGGAATAATATCTAAAATCAATTTATCTAAAAGATTCATCGTACAAATTCAAATTCTTGAATATATGAGAGTATTTCTCTTGGCAAAAATTGCTTGGAATCATTTTAATACTTTACCGATAATTTCAGGTGCATTTGGTTTATTTAGACGAGATTTTGCAATAAAGGTCGGTGGTTTTTGTGTCGGTTCTGTTGGCGAAGACTATGATATTACTCTAAAATTGCACAAATATATTTATGACTCTAATGTTGATTACAAAATTGATTATGTACCAACCGCCATATGTTGGACCCAAGTGCCTGAAAAATGGAAGGTATTAAAAAACCAACGTATACGATGGCATATTGGCGCACTACAAACTTTTATAAATTTTAAGTCGTTAACGTTTAAACTAAAATATAAAAAGTTAAGCCTTATGCTATTACCTTTTTCAATATTAACCGATATTTTAGGTCCAATTGCTGAACTGCTAGGGTACTTTTTAATACCGCTTATTTGGTCTCTTGACATGATAGATAGCAACGTAATGTTATCTTATTTTTTAATTGTTTTTGGATACAATAGCCTTATAAGTGCTTTTGCTATAGCGATTGATGGTGTGTTATTATCAGGATTAGATAAAACTAGATATCTACTAAAACTATTTATTACTGCATTACTAGATAACTTTGGTTATCGACAGTTATACCTATATTGGAAGCTTAAAGGCTATGCTAGATTAATAAAGGGCAATTTATCTTGGGGAAAAATGGAGAGGGTAAAATTTGACAAATAAACTTAAAATCATCTATTTATTATTTGTGATAAGTTTTATGAGTCCTGCAACAGTTGCTGAAAATTTAGCATTAAATATTAGCTCCATCAATTTAAAACATTGGTATTACTTAAGTACTCATGAAATCAAAAAAAGTGCTACCTTACTATTAAAGCTACTTGAAAAAAAAGATTTCATAAACACTAATTCAGTGCTTAAAAATGCCAATGTCTATTCAAATATTAATCAATTAAATGCGGATAAGATGAAGTCAAATTATACCTCTTTGCCCAATCAATATAGATCCGATATCAATATTTCGATGTGGAATTGGCATACTGAAAATTGGATTCATTCACCAAGTCAATTTCTGACTAAACTAAAACAAAAAGGTATTAATCAAGTTTATCTCCAATTGAATATTGTAAATGGGCATATTCAAAATCAAGATAAGCTATTTCAGCTACTTGATATCGCAGCTAAAAAGAAAATGAGCATTATTGCTGTTGAAGGAGCACCTGATATGATTACTGATTCAGGTTTAAAAAATGCCATTGAACGCAATAAAGTCATTAAAAAGTTATGCCAAATACACAATCCTTGTCTTGCGGGAATTCAATATGATATTGAACCATACTTATTGGCTGAATATGCACAAAATAAAAGCCACATTTGGCAAAGATGGAATAATGCAATAAAAACATTAAGCGAAACTTGGCATGATAAAATTGAAATAGTCTTGCCATTTTGGTTACTTGATATAGAAGACGGAAAAAATATAGTCGAAAAGACACTACCATATAGCTCAAAATTAATTATTATGGCTTATCGCACAAAGTTAGCACAAATTTATACGATTAGTTCTCAATGGCTAACTTGGGGAGAGCTCAACAATAAAAAAATTGTTATCGCTCTTGAAAGCAGCATTATTGAAGATGAAACATCAGAAAATTACAATCAATATCCACAAAGTGACGAATCACAAACCACAAGCTTAAATCAATCTATTAGCTTTATGGGGGAAGAAAAAAAATTATTTAGCACGATTAACCAGCTATCAACCTATTTTTCTCAATGGTCATCATTTGAACGATTTGCTTTGAATGGTTTGGAAAGTAAATAAAAGAGACAGCGTCTCTTTTATTACATAGCATATTAATGTTCGCGAGTTTTTCTGAACTCAACATCCGGATAACGTTCTTGGGTTAAATTTAGATTAACCATACTTGGTGCAATATAAGAAAGATTATCACCACCATCTAAAGCCAAATTCTGTTCACATTTGCGTTTAAAGTCTTCAAGTTTCTTAGCATCGCTACACTCAACCCAACGCGCAGTGGTGACGTTAACTGGCTCATAAATTGCTTCAACGTTATATTCAGATTTCAAACGGGCAACCACCACATCAAACTGTAACACCCCAACTGCCCCAACAATTAAATCATTATTAGCAATTGGTCGGAATACTTGAACAGCCCCTTCTTCTGAAAGCTGAACTAAACCTTTTAACAATTGTTTTTGTTTAAGTGGATCTTTTAAACGAATTCGACGGAATAATTCCGGTGCAAAGTTAGGAATACCAGTAAATTTAAGATCTTCACCTTGGGTAAACGTATCACCAATTTGAATCGTACCGTGATT
This Gilliamella sp. ESL0443 DNA region includes the following protein-coding sequences:
- a CDS encoding glycosyltransferase, whose protein sequence is MSDYINNIMMFGVKFLVITIMLIGLVQIFIYFVQLLVTIYVLLKNPNKERKIQTENDGISHPITIILPAYNESVTIIDSIESTLATHYPNVEMIVVNDGSTDNTFSKVKEYFDLQPIAHHLNERNQLSHAKIRDVYVSKKDSRLRVIDKENGGKADAHNAAINLSNSPIICLIDADSILAPDAINKAVVPLIDDPKTVAVGGAVRVANSCSIRNGIISKINLSKRFIVQIQILEYMRVFLLAKIAWNHFNTLPIISGAFGLFRRDFAIKVGGFCVGSVGEDYDITLKLHKYIYDSNVDYKIDYVPTAICWTQVPEKWKVLKNQRIRWHIGALQTFINFKSLTFKLKYKKLSLMLLPFSILTDILGPIAELLGYFLIPLIWSLDMIDSNVMLSYFLIVFGYNSLISAFAIAIDGVLLSGLDKTRYLLKLFITALLDNFGYRQLYLYWKLKGYARLIKGNLSWGKMERVKFDK
- a CDS encoding YaiO family outer membrane beta-barrel protein, which translates into the protein MYYKFVLIVSILFCSYQTVATTNRDNDAIKADQLLKESIDAKKTQNFELAISKLIKANQLQPNNSDILVQLGFNYYALTQLEQAKKSFESALDIAPNYVDAQYGLVSVVLAKDPNHPEKAKLLLDKYLNLTPNDEQLLSLQANIDNIKKNTHYWNIVLSGTHGRLSKSLPNWNEVDLALSYRLSQQNTLTGHFTQANRFHSNDQKIGLTYWHTFNNKAYGYLSGSVATSKKFYATYTITTGGDYQLFSPYNDQINSFHITLDAKLDHYNDGNIKTISPGIEQFFFNDRLSIAGKWFNTFDQDNHHMSGYLFKTTISPTEELHLFAGYANSQETSDRSIKFNRSLIKVKSHFIGLSYDISNSITGFVNYNNEERVQTNHSRKLYTKKTLGCGIKWTF